Proteins from a genomic interval of Brucella intermedia LMG 3301:
- a CDS encoding DMT family transporter, with protein MTRKGQGYLFTLLAVTIFATQDGISKYLGTHYSPILITMIRYWVFAAFVLLLAIRSGGIAKAAATNRPFLQLFRGILLAAEIVTFIFALSRAGMATAQSIFQGAPLLVTMLSVPFLGEKVGWRRWTAIIVGLIGVLLIINPVNAKFDASLLLPVAAMVMFAVYAVATRAVSKSDDAMTSFFYTGMAGAAALTFVGSFYLMPIARSDWFWMAALCACGIASHYFLIRAYDILEAGEVQPITYLQLVIGACIAVTVFHEQLTWNIVAGALIVVGAGLFSVFRERQLGKSKPPALG; from the coding sequence ATGACACGCAAAGGCCAAGGCTATCTATTCACACTTCTCGCGGTTACCATTTTCGCGACGCAGGATGGTATCTCGAAGTACCTTGGTACGCATTATTCGCCCATCCTGATAACGATGATCCGCTATTGGGTTTTTGCAGCTTTCGTTCTTCTGCTTGCCATTCGCTCCGGCGGCATCGCCAAAGCTGCCGCGACGAACCGCCCATTTCTGCAGCTTTTTCGCGGTATTCTGCTTGCCGCCGAAATCGTGACCTTCATCTTCGCGCTCAGCCGTGCAGGCATGGCAACGGCGCAATCGATCTTTCAGGGTGCACCGCTGCTGGTGACCATGCTTTCCGTACCGTTTTTGGGTGAAAAGGTGGGATGGAGGCGCTGGACGGCGATCATCGTTGGACTGATCGGTGTCCTGCTGATCATTAATCCCGTCAATGCCAAGTTCGACGCGTCCCTGCTTCTGCCTGTTGCAGCGATGGTCATGTTCGCCGTCTATGCTGTTGCGACGCGCGCCGTCAGCAAAAGCGACGACGCCATGACCAGCTTCTTCTATACCGGGATGGCTGGTGCTGCGGCCCTTACATTCGTAGGCAGCTTCTATCTGATGCCGATTGCACGGAGCGACTGGTTCTGGATGGCGGCTCTTTGCGCCTGCGGCATCGCGAGTCACTACTTCCTGATCCGTGCCTATGACATTCTGGAGGCTGGAGAAGTGCAGCCCATCACCTATCTTCAACTTGTTATAGGCGCATGTATCGCAGTTACGGTATTCCATGAACAGCTGACATGGAACATTGTCGCCGGTGCGCTTATCGTCG
- a CDS encoding TerC family protein: MDSLIVALSGDFLGTPVYFWAAFIVVVVGLLVFDLGILHRDEHEIEAKESLLLYGFYVLIALAFGGWVWWQRGAEAGLEFYTGYLIEQSLAMDNMFVIATIFGFLGIPRLYQHRVLFWGILGVIAFRAILIGLGAALVHEFNWILFLFGAFLVFTGFKMFGHKDETPDIEQNAVFKFLRRRFNITSELHGRNFTVKQPHPKTGKMVTWLTPLAVALIMVETVDLIFAVDSVPAVFAVTQDTFIVYTSNIFAVLGLRALYFALAAAMNRFRYLQVSLAIILVLIGIKIFLVPLGVHINTLLSLVATLVILASGVLYSLYKTRNEPDVSVEDLAKQHHTEN, from the coding sequence ATGGATTCGCTTATTGTAGCCCTATCGGGCGATTTTCTTGGTACACCTGTATATTTTTGGGCGGCATTCATTGTTGTCGTCGTGGGCTTGCTTGTCTTCGACCTCGGCATTCTCCATCGTGACGAACACGAGATCGAAGCCAAGGAAAGCCTCCTGCTTTATGGCTTCTATGTTCTGATCGCATTGGCCTTCGGTGGCTGGGTGTGGTGGCAGCGCGGAGCGGAAGCCGGCCTGGAGTTTTATACCGGTTACTTGATCGAGCAGAGCCTCGCGATGGACAATATGTTTGTCATCGCCACGATCTTCGGCTTTCTCGGCATTCCGCGCCTTTATCAGCACCGCGTGTTGTTCTGGGGTATTCTCGGTGTCATCGCCTTCAGAGCAATCCTGATCGGGCTGGGCGCGGCACTTGTGCACGAGTTCAACTGGATTCTTTTCCTCTTCGGCGCGTTCCTTGTTTTCACCGGCTTCAAGATGTTCGGTCACAAGGACGAGACGCCTGACATCGAACAGAACGCCGTTTTCAAATTTCTGCGCCGTCGGTTCAACATCACCAGCGAGTTGCATGGCCGCAATTTTACGGTCAAGCAACCGCATCCGAAGACCGGCAAGATGGTCACCTGGCTGACACCACTGGCAGTTGCTCTGATCATGGTGGAAACAGTCGACCTCATCTTCGCGGTCGACTCTGTCCCGGCCGTCTTCGCCGTTACCCAGGACACGTTCATTGTCTACACCTCGAACATCTTTGCCGTTCTGGGTTTGCGTGCGCTTTACTTCGCACTCGCCGCTGCGATGAACCGGTTCCGCTATCTGCAGGTCTCGCTTGCAATCATTCTGGTGCTTATCGGCATCAAGATTTTCCTCGTGCCGCTCGGCGTTCACATCAACACGCTGCTGTCGCTTGTCGCGACGCTGGTCATCCTCGCAAGCGGAGTACTGTATTCGCTTTATAAAACCCGCAATGAACCGGACGTGAGCGTTGAGGACCTCGCCAAGCAGCACCATACCGAAAACTGA